GCGAGGGGCACCCCGGGTGGGGACGAAGTCTGCCCCGGTCCGCCCCCGGCGTGAGCCGAACGCCCGGCTGCTCACTCGTTCGGAGGCACCCCGACCCACGACCGAGTGAACGGCGCCCACCCCCACCGGGGGTCCGGGCCGCCGGGGCGGGTGAACATCGGGTGACACGGCGGCCGGTGGGCCGGCCGGTGCGGGAGAGTACGGGCAGGACGGCGGCCGCCCGCCGTTCGCCCGTTCCGCCGAGAGGACTCCCCATGCCCATCGCCCACTACGGTGTGCTCGCCGCCCGGGCCGTCGACCGTCGCCGCGAGGGGTCCTCGGACACCCCGCACTACCAGATCCACCTGGTGGACGCGGCCGGCACGCACTTCCGCGCCGCCGTCAACGTCGAGTCGCAGCAGGCCCCTTCGGAGCTGCTGTACCTGGTCGACGAGGACTTCGCCCACCCGGTGACGGCGCTGCTGCCCGCCACCGCGGCCGGCTGGACGGCGCTGCCCGCCAAGCCCGGGACGGCAGCGCTGGACTTCGTCCGCGGCAAGGTGCTCGAGCGCTCCGCGATGCGGACCCTGCCCCCGGACCGCCCGGGCGCCGACAACGACCTCGCGGACCTGCTGGACCGTCAGGTGCTGCCCGCGATCGCCGACCCGCACGCCGTGCTGTACGTGTTCGGCCAGCGCTGGCCGGCGGAACCGACCGTCCCCGACAAGGTGTTCGGCTTCAAGCCCGGCAACGGCGTGCACGACGTCCACATGAACCAGGGCAACAGCAAGCGCTTCAGCGGCGACGACGGCGTGTGGCAGGACGGCGCCCTGCTGATCCACCTCCCCGGCGAGTCCCGCTGGGCCGCGGTCTTCCTGGCCTTCCAGTCCCAGTCCTGGCACACCGACGACCGCACCGGTCACACCGTCGCCCCGCACCTCCCCAAGCCCCGCCCGACGGCCCGCGGCACCCGTACGCGGTGAACCCGGCGATCGACCACCCCGTGGGAGAGCACGCTCCCGCGCGATCGCCGACCTCGACGACCACCTGCTGGTCGGCGACTCGTTCGGCGCGAACATCGCGCCGACGCTCGCCACCCGCCGCCCGCCGGGCCTGCGCGCCCTGGCGCTGTCCGGCGGCTCCGCCGCCAACCCCGTCGACGGCGAGGGGGGCAGGTTCCCTGGAGCGCGGCGCGCAGCCGCGAACTGTTCCTCGTCACGCCGACTACGTCGGGGTGCTCGGCGGACGCCCGCGAGGTCGTGCTGCCGTGCAACCGCCCACATGTTCCGCTTCTTCGAGGACTTCCTCGCCGTCGCCCTGCCCAGCAGCACGGCACCTTGAGCCGAACCGGCCTCGGGCAGCTCCTGGTCTGCGCGAGCGGCACCAACCCCAGCCGACTGGTCGGGAGGTGACCGGCATCGAGGAGTTCCTCTCCACCTCGATGGGCGCCGCCTGCGACGGCCTGGACACGGACCCCCAACTGACGCCTCGCCCTCGACCGACACCACGGCCTCGCCCGCCCGGTTCCGCCAACTTCCCTACTCCAAAGCCGCTTTCGCGTAGATTGCCGGTCGGGGGGCCCGCGCGGCGGGCCGGGTCCGGGATCCGGGGAGCAGCAGTTGACGACGTTCATCATGGGGCACGGGAACTACAGCGGGCCGGACACCTTCGTGCCGGCGGGCCACTCGGTGGGGATCTACGCCGAAGTCGACACCCTGCTGGCGATCACCATCGGCATGTCGGTGCTGTCCGAGCCCGGGGGCTACCGGTCGGCGACCACGTTCGGCGGAGCGGACTCGCCGGTCACCCCGGTGCACAACTACCGGGTCGGGCCGCTCACCCACCCGGAGTTCCAGCGGCTGAGGTCCACCGACTCCGTGAAGAACCGGATCGTCTACGTCGGCTACGACCAGCGTTTCGACCGCGAGACCCAACTCTGCACCGCCGTGGGGACCTGCGGTCCGGCCGTGCACGCCTGCGACGGCATCCTGGGCCGGGTCCACGACCCGGACATCCGGCTCGCGTTCTGCGTCGGGGACGCCCGCCGGGCCGGGCTGTCCGACATGACGACCGTCTTCCCGTCGGTCGAGGAGTACCGGGCGCCCAACGCGGAGTTGGCAAGGTACGCGGCCGAGGCCGCACGGTGGTTCGAGCGGATCACCGCCGATCCGAACCGGGCGATCCCGGAGTTGTACCAGCTCGCGACGGACATCAAGGAGGCCCGCGAGCTGGCGTTCGTGCTGGCCTCCTCCGTCAAGCTTGACGAGCTGCTGATCCTGCACGACGCCCGGACCCAGCGCGCCGCCCTGAGCGCGGACGCCTTCCTCCACTACCTGCTCGGCCTCCCGGAGAAGACCCGCGCCACGGTCGTCGCGGCGCTGCGCGGGGACCCGGCTCCGCCCGCCGCGGTGGCGCCGGCCACCGCCGCGGACCGGTTCGTCGCCGCGTTCGCGACCGCCACCACCCAGCAGCGCCGCGACGCGTGGTTCGGGCTCCTGGAGCGGGAGCGCGCGGAGGCCGCCGAGAACCGGCTGATCAAGCTCTGGTCGACGAGCATCCTGCCCGTCGTCGAGCGCCACCGGGAGCTGGCCGCCTCCGCCGACCAGCCGGCCGGCTGGTTCGAGGCCGCCGCCCTCCGGACCGAGCTCACGGAGTTCGGGGACGACGAGGCCCAGCAGAACGACGCGTACCGGGCGTCCCTGGCGGCCTGCGTAGAGTTCGGCCGCACCGCGGGCCTGCCCGCCAGGCTCGCGCTCTGGCAGCGGTTGGACGGCCGGCCGGACGCGCGGCGGAGGTTGCGGACCGTGGTGTCGGGCATGAGCCCCGCGGACTGGGAAGCCGCCCCGCCGCCGAACGCCCGGGCCGAGCTGGCGGCGTGGGTGGCGCGGTACCGGGACTCGCTGGCCACGGTGTCGTCGTCCTCCTCGAGCTCGTCCTCCGACTCGAGCGAGGAGGACAGCCCGTTCCCGTTCTTCTGGGACGACGTCGACGCGGACAACCTGGCCACCGCCCGCCAGTGGGGTGTCGGCGACACCGTCCTGGTCGTCCAGGAGAACGGCCTGTTCAGGCTCGCCCTGCACACGGCCGAGCTGGCCGCTGCCTTCCGGACGGCCCGGTGCAGCACCTTCGAGGTGACCGCACTGCCCGCAGGGCGCGGCGGCACGCTCGCGTACGTTGCCGGCAGTGTGGACCGGCCGGCCCTCACGGCCTACCTGGCCGGCCTCGCCGCCCACAACTCCACGGTCATCACGCTGGCGTAGCCGCATCGCCCGGGCGTTCGCCGCTTCGGTGGTGCCGCACCGCTTCCGGTGCGGCACCACCGAAGCGGGTCAGCCGGGCCAGCTACCCGTCAACCGCCGCGCGGCGGTGGCCCCGCCGCGGTCGACGGCGGCCTTGACCAGTGAGAAGACCGCGCCCTGGAGCGCGGCGGCGAGCAGGACCTCCCGCCAGGTGCGGTCCTCGTCGGTGGCGTCCGGCGCGTCGTCGTCGTGGCCGATCGCCTTCCACACCTGCTTGAACGCCGCGCGGGCGGCCAGCCCGCCGACCAGGCCGAGCGCCAGGCCGACCGGCCGGTAGACGACCTTGACGACGTTCACTTGTTCTTCCGGTCGCCGTCCTGCCTGCCGCGCAGCACCAGCAGGGCGACCAGCAGCGCCGCGCCGCCGATCAGCAGCGACCCCCGGTTGGCCCGTACCGTCGCCGCCGCCGACGCCACCTTGGCGCGGACCTGGACCGGGGTCTTCTCGGCCGCCAGGTGCCCGGCGTGGGCCGCGCCGTCGCGGACCTGGGCGGCGGCGTGCACCACCTTGTCGAGCGCCGGGTCCGGGGTCTTCTCCTTGACCAGCTCGGCCGTGTGCACCGCCTTGTCGCGGAGCTGCCCGGTCAGCCGGCCGGCCTTCTCGACGACCTGCCCGGTCAGGTGCACGGTCTGCTCCTTCAGCTCGGCGGCCTGCCCCTTCATCGCGCTCGCCCCCTCCTTGACCTGCTCCTTGACGTCGGTCTTGGCGACCAGTGCCTCCAGGGTCCGGCCGAGCCGCTCCCTGGTGTGCTCGACCTGTTCCCGCAGGTGGTCGGCCGATACGGATCCGTCGTGCTGGGACTGGTGACTCATCGGTGTGCCCTCTCCTCCATCTCGGCCACGTCGGCCGTGCCGCTGTCACCTACCGGGGACCTGCCCCGCGACGCGTCTACCCCTGAACGCGCGGACCATCCGTCCGGTGTGAGGTAGCGGAAGCCGCGGCCCGGCCGCACCCGCCGGTAGAGGGCGCCGGCACCGAGGCCTACGCCGCCGGGGCGGACCCGGATCACGCCGACGAGTCCGCCGACGGTGACGAGTCCCGGGACGCGCGGGCCTGATCCTCGGACGGCTCGTCGGCGCGCGCCCGGAGTCCTTCCATGATCGCCTCGGCCAACTCGGCCTGACCGGTGTAGTGC
The DNA window shown above is from Streptomyces sp. TLI_171 and carries:
- a CDS encoding DUF2278 family protein, coding for MPIAHYGVLAARAVDRRREGSSDTPHYQIHLVDAAGTHFRAAVNVESQQAPSELLYLVDEDFAHPVTALLPATAAGWTALPAKPGTAALDFVRGKVLERSAMRTLPPDRPGADNDLADLLDRQVLPAIADPHAVLYVFGQRWPAEPTVPDKVFGFKPGNGVHDVHMNQGNSKRFSGDDGVWQDGALLIHLPGESRWAAVFLAFQSQSWHTDDRTGHTVAPHLPKPRPTARGTRTR
- a CDS encoding DUF3618 domain-containing protein, producing the protein MSHQSQHDGSVSADHLREQVEHTRERLGRTLEALVAKTDVKEQVKEGASAMKGQAAELKEQTVHLTGQVVEKAGRLTGQLRDKAVHTAELVKEKTPDPALDKVVHAAAQVRDGAAHAGHLAAEKTPVQVRAKVASAAATVRANRGSLLIGGAALLVALLVLRGRQDGDRKNK
- a CDS encoding DUF4235 domain-containing protein encodes the protein MNVVKVVYRPVGLALGLVGGLAARAAFKQVWKAIGHDDDAPDATDEDRTWREVLLAAALQGAVFSLVKAAVDRGGATAARRLTGSWPG